In Leishmania panamensis strain MHOM/PA/94/PSC-1 chromosome 18 sequence, the following proteins share a genomic window:
- a CDS encoding hypothetical protein (TriTrypDB/GeneDB-style sysID: LpmP.18.1280), with product MATPMNANDMKRMTRVRLNPTTRIASVPMSPVLPYADIPQSNDFQASTMPRMETTKLTSAPVAPSDHHQAVQAVQTAYEKTEAHLKTIEAKLSLLHEEMQRAASLPTSREAPIETPSSNGMARGALGSLAPIATNGTSGRTAAVKHHLQPIPPAVATPLPPVTPARVSKVSRVGKSTASPVTAVIAEPSANAVAVVSVFEKPYQQHDPLYPRFSIDGANLLESPKASIGSDSSSENGSRGSSSDASCTLPAGAPQSVEEPARPPTQAFPAAEEDSKPSQGTVTPVRQGVRSKGVSYANASSSAGAADNHGVIKFSGDESETITRDFAAWPSSTASPLKCLSWGAVETGEVVAVGREFRRISCQASTSGGEAAHLSVGGVCKDVVANGQAVHGLRNATRRQTFLVTHLQELFFAPIPRFSDVLTCSEAGLFNKHDVEKLMLPGASCSWLCCASLAISYVSGVPTPVEKVLRANRMGVHYISFPTITLAELFDVVNDYIHTCYHRTSVHNGNCTEDEFEDDEEAAQYLSEDEQKELANIHCEMAIFDNDILDPEFGEDIHGMGEHPPITSMAQFRKELLLHLEEEKSMYIFNYNPYVLEQSQMRLRSNHCDTEEEAAMIMSTARFPANTTGLFGILLSFDSMKHEVKVLTPYLSAEQHSLPFKDGEEGHVRHFASTFANFVMEEQVVSLQAFYESVHQVDSYLHLSRGFVRVFKSKSFTPKVPSIFPLFVLDGSSAGGLTTGVLNVTIAPHVLGLAMLHHLSVTFLLTDSARRKQSSRNLLSKANVCDVKLRGIPLTKVCQQLRLPLSMIVCESNRSSIEAAYVWYHLFLQQLQINQDVRIGLILPSRRDGAADGQPNMTDSEFLNHLHLIVQSQSVMLISFDINIALNLRIDARCEPAHFAIVIGVDGERGIVRLADVNAKRFRKTWHIPASRLYNAIMGYGYIVASKDKKVIKSLNGKQFHEDALQCARNFLPPSTPAVHQRFEYPSCPYPVTVLADAVERLGFAGTNVERFLNFCGFHISYFLSHDMPLEGAAFAIQNYSHYALDDAVSVTTMHYDFCEENPPPKEEGAEVGVTPTYPVRSEADFLQAIQYAIADPAKRKLIVKYDLSVLQANAAVWNGNDGSGFAFVMYYEAPTKTVVLSDASPSSFYRSFACPLTVLFSAVCSWDRVDLRGRGTILLTTEVTQESVYEGAKGYDMAHALVHHPFKPIFSAVFSCLALASTEIMMNIETPTLLGGAPVSIEDEEKRKYRRYNNIFSAEDFLYTLPSFNVCEWRMQSVDIHDIVSMANRAFATLRLPLRAVDVLQETGAHTRADPKALLRACSGVNGVLTIILVTYDTGMLHGVPGWSAGLVNRVHFLDDESGDEESEAKLMVPGAPENSAGSVQLLEGDPCRWGACSECSAEELVRAVKGIYRVEEVIDDGADE from the coding sequence ATGGCAACACCAATGAATGCGAACGATATGAAGCGGATGACGCGTGTGAGGCTGAACCCAACGACGCGCATCGCCTCGGTGCCAATGTCACCGGTCTTGCCCTACGCTGACATACCCCAGAGCAATGACTTTCAAGCCAGCACCATGCCGCGCATGGAGACAACCAAGCTTACCTCGGCCCCAGTGGCCCCCAGCGACCATCATCAGGCGGTGCAGGCTGTGCAAACTGCCTACGAGAAGACGGAGGCGCACCTCAAGACAATCGAGGCGAAGCTGAGCCTCCTGCACGAAGAGATGCAGCGGGCAGCGTCGCTACCGACGTCTCGCGAGGCACCGATTGAGACACCGAGCAGTAACGGCATGGCGCGGGGTGCACTcggctctctcgctccaATCGCTACCAACGGTACGTCAGGCAGAACAGCCGCGGTGAAGCATCATCTGCAGCCCATCCCgcctgcagtggcgacgCCACTCCCGCCTGTCACACCGGCGCGGGTGTCGAAGGTGTCCAGGGTAGGGAAGTCTACGGCATCCCCTGTAACAGCAGTCATCGCAGAACCTTCCGCTAacgctgttgctgtcgtATCAGTCTTCGAGAAACCTTACCAGCAGCATGACCCGCTATACCCTCGCTTCTCCATCGACGGCGCTAACTTGCTCGAGAGCCCCAAGGCCAGCATTGGCAGTGACTCATCTTCGGAAAATGGGTccaggggcagcagcagcgatgcaagTTGCACGTTGCCGGCTGGTGCGCCGCAGAGTGTCGAAGAACCAGcgcgcccacccacccaggCATTTCCTGCGGCTGAGGAGGACAGTAAGCCCAGCCAAGGGACGGTGACTCCCGTGCGGCAAGGAGTCAGGTCTAAGGGTGTCTCGTATGCAAatgcgtcgtcctcggctGGCGCCGCCGATAATCACGGAGTTATCAAGTTCAGCGGCGATGAATCAGAGACGATAACAAGGGATTTTGCTGCTTGGCCGTCGTCGACAGCGTCGCCACTCAAGTGCCTCTCCTGGGGTGCCGTCGAGACgggcgaggtggtggcagtgggcCGAGAGTTCCGCCGCATCTCCTGCCAGGCGAGCACGTCAGGGGGTGAGGCGGCGCACTTGTCCGTAGGAGGGGTCTGCAAGGACGTAGTTGCCAACGGCCAGGCTGTCCACGGTCTCAGGAACGCGACGCGTCGCCAAACTTTCCTCGTCACGCACCTGCAGGAGCTCTTCTTCGCACCGATCCCACGCTTCAGCGACGTGCTGACGTGCAGCGAAGCGGGCTTGTTCAACAAGCACGACGTCGAGAAGCTAATGCTGCCCGGCGCATCGTGCTCGTGGCTATGCTGTGCGTCGCTGGCGATCAGCTACGTGTCGGGGGTGCCGACGCcggtggagaaggtgctgcgtgCCAACCGCATGGGTGTACACTACATCTCATTCCCTACCATCACGCTGGCGGAGCTCTTCGACGTTGTGAACGACTACATCCACACGTGCTACCACCGCACCTCCGTGCACAATGGCAACTGCACAGAGGACGAGTTcgaggacgatgaggaggcggcgcagtacCTGAGCGAGGACGAACAGAAGGAGCTGGCGAACATACACTGTGAAATGGCCATCTTCGACAATGACATACTAGACCCTGAGTTCGGCGAGGACATCCATGGCATGGGCGAGCACCCGCCCATCACGAGCATGGCGCAGTTCCgaaaggagctgctgctgcacctcgaAGAGGAGAAGTCGATGTATATTTTCAACTACAACCCATATGTGTTGGAGCAGTCCCAgatgcggctgcgcagcaatCACTGCgacaccgaggaggaggcggccaTGATCATGTCGACCGCCCGCTTCCCTGCGAACACAACTGGCTTGTTTGGCATTCTGTTGAGCTTTGACTCCATGAAGCATGAGGTGAAGGTACTGACGCCGTACCTCTCGGCGGAGCAGCACTCGCTGCCCTTCaaggacggcgaggagggccACGTGCGCCATTTCGCCAGCACCTTCGCGAACTTcgtgatggaggagcaggtggtgAGCCTGCAGGCATTCTACGAGTCAGTCCATCAGGTGGACAGCTACTTGCACCTCTCGCGCGGTTTCGTGCGTGTCTTCAAGAGCAAGTCTTTTACGCCAAAAGTGCCGTCCATATTCCCGCTCTTTGTGCtggacggcagcagcgccggtggTCTCACGACGGGCGTGCTGAACGTGACGATTGCGCCGCATGTGCTGGGCCTCGCCATGCTGCACCACCTTTCGGTCACCTTCCTTCTGACAGACTCGGCACGTCGCAAACAGAGTAGCCGCAACCTTCTTAGCAAGGCGAACGTGTGCGACGTCAAACTGCGTGGTATTCCACTGACGAAGGTttgccagcagctgcgactgcCGCTTTCTATGATCGTGTGTGAAAGTAACAGAAGCTCCATCGAGGCGGCATATGTGTGGTatcacctcttcctccagcagctgcagatcAACCAGGACGTGCGCATCGGCCTCATCTTACCCTCTcgccgcgacggcgccgcggatGGGCAGCCCAACATGACCGATAGTGAGTTTCTCAACCATCTGCACTTGATAGTGCAGTCGCAGAGCGTGATGCTTATCAGCTTCGACATCAACATTGCCCTGAACCTACGTATCGATGCCAGGTGCGAGCCGGCGCACTTCGCGATTGTCATCGGGGTGGATGGAGAGCGCGGCATTGTGCGGCTGGCTGACGTGAACGCGAAGCGCTTCCGCAAGACGTGGCACATTCCGGCCTCACGCCTGTACAACGCCATCATGGGATACGGCTATATTGTCGCATCCAAGGACAAGAAGGTGATCAAGTCCCTAAACGGGAAGCAGTTTCATGAGGACGCACTGCAGTGCGCGCGCAACTTTCTGCCCCCGTCAACTCCGGCGGTGCACCAGCGCTTCGAGTACCCGTCCTGCCCGTACCCGGTGACCGTTCTGGCCGATGCAGTCGAACGACTGGGCTTCGCGGGAACCAACGTGGAGCGCTTCCTCAACTTCTGCGGCTTCCACATTTCTTACTTTTTGTCTCACGATATGCCGCTCGAAGGGGCGGCGTTTGCGATTCAGAACTACTCCCATTACGCCCTCGATGACGCCGTGAGCGTGACGACGATGCACTACGACTTCTGTGAAGAGAACCCCCCGCCTAAGGAGGAGGGTGCCGAGGTGGGCGTGACCCCCACCTACCCGGTACGGTCGGAGGCGGACTTCCTGCAAGCCATCCAGTATGCCATTGCCGATCCTGCCAAGCGAAAGCTGATCGTCAAGTACGACTTGAGTGTTCTGCAGGCAAATGCGGCAGTGTGGAATGGAAATGATGGCAGCGGCTTCGCCTTCGTCATGTACTACGAGGCTCCGACGAAGACGGTAGTGCTCTCCGACGCGagcccttcctccttctACCGCTCTTTCGCCTGTCCCTTGACAGTGTTATTCAGTGCCGTGTGCAGCTGGGACAGGGTTGACCTCCGTGGGCGCGGCACGATTCTGCTGACAACGGAGGTGACGCAGGAATCGGTCTATGAGGGCGCGAAGGGCTACGACATGGCACACGCCCTCGTGCACCACCCCTTCAAGCCAATCTTCTCAGCCGTCTTCTCTTGCCTGGCGCTCGCGTCGACGGAGATCATGATGAATATCGAGACTCCCACGCTGCTCGGCGGCGCCCCGGTTAGCATagaggatgaggagaagaggaagtaCAGACGCTACAACAACATTTTTTCTGCCGAGGACTTCCTTTACACTCTGCCCTCCTTCAACGTGTGTGAATGGCGTATGCAGTCAGTGGACATTCATGACATTGTGAGCATGGCCAACAGGGCGTTTGCAACGCTGAGGCTGCCGCTTCGTGCCGTGGATGTTCTTCAGGAGACCGGCGCCCACACTCGCGCTGACccgaaggcgctgctgcgcgcctgcagcggtgtcaACGGTGTTCTGACGATCATCCTCGTCACCTATGATACAGGTATGCTGCACGGCGTGCCAGGGTGGTCTGCGGGCCTAGTAAATCGTGTGCATTTTCTCGACGACGagagcggcgacgaggagtCAGAGGCGAAGCTGATGGTGCCAGGCGCGCCGGAGAACAGCGCGGGCTCCGTGCAGCTTCTGGAGGGCGATCCGTGCCGCTGGGGTGCGTGCTCCGAGTGCTCTGCAGAGGAGCTAGTGCGCGCCGTCAAGGGCATCTATcgtgtggaggaggtcaTTGACGACGGAGCGGATGAGTGA
- a CDS encoding cholinephosphate cytidylyltransferase A, putative (TriTrypDB/GeneDB-style sysID: LpmP.18.1290): MSHLLEHSFLFTTEERNLIYRANSDVNTRPASFVTRVFYPLWIRISRHLLSDLVAPNAITLAGLLSSMQAYQLINTYYHFGDQQHGSHAVLGDVKSSLQAFGLRGAGQAPLAAEKTVVGEMASAYKAGEGAAAKAAKAAKAMSAVATASGQVLRPPATDYVDFFHTDRTVQTATVLAILLLVISITCGSLDGVHAKRCRSATSLGDIFSRICSSMARVFMALTLLEVFHIEDVCTKWYFLLTLQLIELNTVLGRINASNLKKDRVKNVAYIATYCFRESELSFLMVLLLIARWFYPTACRNILGVILAKAQVGYNTLVVATFVNIAILKMKKLYKGIFLLCLAARVMPLFYLLPLSQYGLLSVIGDAMIVGLLSIEVYVSHLAQRRIHAAVFFLCLGSLLNDVLSVAGTIMYLIAMLVDLSYSLNVPLFTPVRNVFIDGVFDLCHAGHKLLMANALKFGNRLIVGVCGDEECASYKRPPIMTTEERINEVRLCRYVSEVIPNSPVTGITMEMIQYYNIHLVVCGEEYNTPTDTYYAVPRHMGILRTVPRTPGISTSVLISRIRAASEDSVEAKDRKSDTSKVKGGA, encoded by the coding sequence ATGTCGCATCTGCTAGAGCACAGCTTCCTCTTTACAACAGAGGAGCGAAATCTCATCTACCGTGCCAACAGCGACGTCAACACCCGCCCCGCCAGCTTTGTCACTCGCGTCTTCTACCCCCTTTGGATTCGCATCAGCAGACACCTGCTCAGCGATCTCGTGGCGCCAAACGCTATCACACTGGCGGGGCTTCTCAGCAGCATGCAGGCGTACCAGCTCATTAACACGTACTACCATTTTGGCGATCAGCAGCACGGCTCGCACGCGGTACTGGGCGACGTGAAGTCGTCGTTGCAGGCGTTTGGACTCCGTGGCGCCGGGCAGGCGCCCCTTGCAGCTGAGAAGACCGTCGTGGGAGAGATGGCCTCTGCCTACAAAGCcggagaaggcgctgcggcgaaggcggcgaaggcggcgaagGCCATGAGTGCCGTCGCTACTGCGAGCGGTCAAGTCTTAAGACCGCCAGCGACGGACTACGTGGACTTTTTCCACACGGACCGCACGGTGCAGACGGCTACGGTGCTGGCGATTCTGCTCTTGGTCATCTCCATCACATGCGGCTCACTGGACGGCGTGCATGCAAAGCGATgtcgcagcgccaccagtCTGGGAGACATCTTCTCCCGCATTTGCTCCTCTATGGCGCGCGTCTTCAtggcgctgacgctgctggaggtgttCCACATTGAGGACGTGTGTACGAAGTGGTACTTTCTGCTTACCCTTCAGCTGATTGAGCTGAACACGGTGCTCGGCCGCATCAACGCTTCGAACTTGAAGAAGGACCGTGTCAAGAATGTGGCGTACATCGCAACGTACTGCTTCCGTGAATCGGAGTTGTCATTTCTCATGGTGTTGCTCCTCATCGCCCGCTGGTTCTACCCTACCGCCTGCCGCAACATCCTCGGAGTCATCTTGGCGAAGGCGCAGGTGGGCTACAACaccctcgtcgtcgccactTTCGTGAATATTGCTATCCTCAAGATGAAGAAGCTGTACAAGGGGATTTTTTTGCTCTGCCTCGCCGCGCGTGTGATGCCGCTCTTCTACCTCCTGCCACTGAGCCAGTACGGCTTGCTGAGCGTGATTGGCGATGCCATGATTGTAGGACTTCTGTCCATCGAGGTGTACGTCAGTCACCTCGCCCAGCGACGCATTCACGCCGcggttttttttctctgcctcggcTCGCTGTTGAATGACGTGCTCTCTGTGGCCGGGACTATCATGTACCTGATTGCCATGCTGGTCGACCTCTCGTACTCGCTGAATGTACCGCTTTTCACGCCTGTGCGCAACGTCTTCATTGACGGCGTCTTCGACCTCTGCCACGCCGGCCACAAGCTTCTTATGGCCAACGCGCTCAAGTTCGGCAACCGTCTCATCGTCGGCGTCTGTGGCGACGAGGAATGCGCCTCGTACAAACGCCCACCGATCATGACCACCGAGGAGCGCATCAATGAGGTGCGACTGTGCAGGTACGTCTCGGAAGTGATCCCCAACTCGCCGGTTACGGGCATCACGATGGAGATGATCCAGTACTACAACATTCACCTGGTCGTTTGTGGCGAGGAGTACAATACACCGACGGACACGTACTACGCGGTGCCACGCCACATGGGCATCCTGCGGACTGTACCGCGAACACCCGGCATCTCCACCAGCGTTCTCATATCGCGCATCCGTGCCGCCAGTGAGGACTCGGTAGAGGCGAAGGACAGGAAGAGCGACACATCAAAGGTGAAGGGCGGGGCGTGA
- a CDS encoding hypothetical protein (TriTrypDB/GeneDB-style sysID: LpmP.18.1300) gives MHSTGKSMTLNSYYSCSGTVAAMPAPGFAVSSAVQSDHRSAVSSPAISVSSASNPPGSNSANFSKASSSYKSHFGDSSTGTVPLHSACATTDQKVISHGCSGGVPSRISLSGSAGVLAASFGFVGSPVSAPGSGVIGAVTDLHRNSSSTGNSSQTVSSTSVDKFTSPPSVVTAAWPTPDSAASGAACSGVAASEPVEPTYVARSVHDVGVLLQEFYSGSSSFSTSSVPSSLAQYGAHTSCLASHFTSPHLSKAGANSSSNPSATTPPAARTVDESALSETHRSTLISFSGNKANVGDGETRSPKVPSCGGPSTFCDSALSAKENSRADDAVVVLPKSPLQRLKQRQQRIGTAPRHPHANSCNYDPSADQLGPDSLPKSRNNSAGQETHVSVYDSDFEALLSIPASQVLHRPSSSLGVSRLVLCRKFTLENPTSCSKGDLCKFVHADIRKVSRCSIHVNYAWRNLSLCTYPRLPAGDEVTVLAPNERPPSEVISSERILVTRGSTNWREHTAPLSHCAHYYFNRMCNRGKRCNFIHAVHVDPNVQGDFKHAPAPRAVAPVVSKPPGSTALRAASGAQAVASEGHQSSAYHGGAVRRSPAAKQPPLLPPVLPSVANNAATAGGGIAYSFTPTIFAPPPHGCMTYPLLSPTLSPPTAMGVPQSPTSVGGGAPYVMLMNSACQQVGCNYVPATLMTPTSQQLGSTNGVFFIVPTAPGTGGSLTGSGAPINWPLYGDLDTTVWMPPSPSLQL, from the coding sequence ATGCATAGCACAGGCAAGTCAATGACGTTAAATTCGTACTACTCGTGCAGTGGCACTGTGGCAGCCATGCCGGCGCCAGGGTTTGCAGTGAGCTCTGCTGTACAGTCAGACCACAGAAGCGCGGTCTCCTCACCCGCCATTTCGGTTAGCTCGGCGTCAAACCCCCCTGGAAGTAATTCGGCCAACTTTTCGAAAGCGTCATCTTCCTACAAGTCGCACTTTGGCGACTCTTCCACCGGCACTGTGCCCCTGCACTCTGCCTGTGCGACCACAGATCAGAAGGTAATCAGCCACGGTTGCTCTGGTGGGGTTCCGTCGAGGATTTCACTCTCCGGGAGTGCAGGGGTCTTGGCGGCCTCATTCGGGTTTGTTGGCTCGCCGGTGTCTGCGCCTGGGAGTGGCGTCATCGGCGCTGTCACTGACTTACACAGGAACTCGTCGTCTACTGGCAACAGCTCACAGACAGTAAGCAGCACGTCAGTTGATAAGTTTACCTCGCCGCCATCAGTGGTGACCGCGGCGTGGCCGACGCCGGACTCCGCGGCGAGCGGGGCggcctgcagcggcgtggcggccTCAGAACCCGTGGAGCCCACATATGTGGCTCGCTCGGTGCACGACgttggtgtgctgctgcaggagttCTACTCGGggtcgtcgtcgttctcGACGTCCTCGGTTCCGAGTTCGCTTGCGCAGTACGGTGCCCACACCAGCTGCCTTGCTTCTCACTTCACCAGCCCTCATCTCTCTAAAGCAGGGGCGAACAGCTCTTCTAACCCAAGCGCGACAACACCGCCAGCCGCGCGGACCGTGGATGAGAGCGCGCTCAGTGAGACTCACAGGTCCACTCTCATCTCGTTCTCAGGCAACAAGGCCAACGTCGGTGACGGTGAGACGCGCTCTCCCAAAGTGCCAAGCTGCGGCGGCCCTTCCACGTTCTGCGACTCGGCGCTCTCAGCCAAAGAGAACTCGCGTGCAGAtgacgcggtggtggtgctgccgaagAGTCCTCTGCAACGTTTgaagcagcgacagcagcgcatcggCACCGCGCCACGCCACCCGCATGCAAACAGCTGCAACTATGACCCCTCCGCTGATCAGCTGGGACCTGACAGTCTGCCAAAAAGCCGCAATAACTCCGCTGGGCAGGAGACGCATGTTAGCGTCTACGACTCGGACTTCGAGGCACTGCTCTCTATTCCAGCCTCGCAGGTGCTCCACCGCCCAAGCTCGTCTCTCGGAGTGTCGCGGCTCGTGCTGTGCCGCAAGTTTACCCTCGAGAATCCCACAAGCTGCTCGAAGGGAGACCTGTGCAAGTTTGTGCACGCCGATATCCGCAAAGTCTCCCGGTGTAGCATCCACGTGAACTACGCATGGCGCAACCTTTCTCTGTGCACCTACCCGCGACTCCCGGCCGGGGATGAGGTCACCGTCTTGGCACCGAACGAGCGACCTCCGTCGGAGGTGATCTCCAGTGAGCGCATTCTTGTCacgcgcggcagcaccaactGGCGCGAGCACACAGCGCCGCTCTCGCACTGCGCGCACTACTACTTCAACCGCATGTGCAACCGCGGCAAGCGCTGCAATTTCATCCACGCCGTGCACGTGGACCCGAACGTGCAGGGCGACTTTAAgcatgcgcctgcgccgagggcagtggcgccgGTTGTGTCCAAGCCACCGGGCTCGACGGCTTTGCGTGCTGCGAGCGGAGCCCAGGCTGTGGCGAGTGAGGGGCATCAGTCTAGTGCCTaccacggcggcgccgtgcgGAGGTCGCctgctgcgaagcagccaccactgctACCACCGGTACTACCCAGCGTCGCTAAcaatgccgccaccgccggcggtggAATTGCGTACTCCTTTACGCCGACTATCTTtgccccgccgccgcacggGTGTATGACATACCCACTGCTGAGCCCCACGTTGTCACCGCCGACCGCGATGGGAGTACCTCAGTCGCCGACCAGCgtaggaggaggcgcaccgTACGTGATGCTGATGAATAGTGCCTGTCAGCAGGTGGGTTGCAACTACGTTCCTGCCACCTTGATGACACCAacctcgcagcagctgggcaGCACCAACGGCGTCTTCTTCATTGTACCGACAGCCCCTGGAACTGGTGGGTCGTTgactggcagcggcgctccCATCAACTGGCCATTGTACGGAGACTTGGACACAACTGTGTggatgccgccgtcgccgtcgttgcaGCTTTAG